In Pseudorasbora parva isolate DD20220531a chromosome 9, ASM2467924v1, whole genome shotgun sequence, the following proteins share a genomic window:
- the dynlt5 gene encoding dynein light chain Tctex-type 5 produces the protein MSDLAKEKARLLKKRGSVSSLGSHEVRAFGRKKDSISTLSYMEEPGHHDDIPRPTVQMENTYRLTPVRRFPVITVKDILKDVLTSYLQEEKYEPELCRQMTKTISEVVKARVKDLMVPRYKFIVIISIGQIRDQNIRMGSRCLWDETRDNLSSHTFKNSSLFAAATVYGVYFE, from the exons ATGTCTGATTTAGCCAAAGAGAAAGCACGTTTGCTGAAGAAACGTGGAAGTGTGTCTTCTCTGGGCAGTCATGAAGTCAGAGCCTTTGGCAGAAAAAAGGA CTCTATCAGCACGTTGTCCTACATGGAAGAGCCtggacatcatgatgatattccACGACCTACAGTGCAAATGGAGAACACCTATCGGCTCA CCCCTGTGCGCCGTTTTCCAGTGATAACAGTGAAAGACATTCTGAAGGACGTGTTGACCAGCTACCTGCAGGAGGAGAAATATGAACCTGAGTTGTGCAGGCAGATGACCAAAACAATCTCTGAG GTTGTCAAGGCCAGAGTTAAAGATTTGATGGTTCCTCGCTATAAGTTCATAGTCATCATCAGCATTGGTCAGATCAGAGACCAGAACATTCGCATGGGGAGCAGATGCCTGTGGGACGAGACACGCGACAATTTATCCTCACATACTTTCAAAAACAGCTCGCTCTTTGCCGCTGCGACTGTCTATGGTGTCTATTTTGAATGA
- the insl5b gene encoding insulin-like 5b: MKVVLLAMLLAFAAWADSAQAQKALRLCGREFLRAVVYTCGGSRWRRVQSEDPMKGYDIEADVETSAEMDRVRRDTPETLPTTCCKVGCRKSDLVRMC; this comes from the exons ATGAAGGTCGTGCTCCTGGCAATGCTGTTGGCGTTTGCTGCGTGGGCAGATTCAGCCCAGGCCCAGAAAGCTCTGAGACTCTGTGGTCGGGAGTTTTTGCGGGCTGTCGTCTACACGTGTGGGGGTTCCAGATGGAGGCGGGTCCAATCTGAGGACCCCATGAAGG GTTATGACATCGAGGCTGATGTGGAGACCTCTGCAGAAATGGACCGAGTAAGAAGAGACACACCCGAAACACTGCCCACCACGTGCTGTAAAGTGGGGTGTAGAAAAAGTGATCTTGTTCGCATGTGCTGA